In one window of Desulfatiglans anilini DSM 4660 DNA:
- the ribH gene encoding 6,7-dimethyl-8-ribityllumazine synthase, which produces MAKIIEGRLSAEGLRVAIVVSRFNDFICARLVDGALDALRRHGASEEDLSVVKVPGAFEIPLMAKRLAQSGKYDTVVCVGAVIRGATPHFDYVAAEVSKGIAHVSLETGVPIAFGVLTTDSIEQAIERAGSKAGNKGFEAAMAAIEMVDVIRAAG; this is translated from the coding sequence ATGGCGAAGATCATCGAAGGGCGGCTGTCCGCCGAAGGGCTGAGGGTCGCGATTGTTGTCAGCAGGTTCAATGACTTTATCTGTGCCAGGCTCGTCGACGGTGCGCTCGATGCATTGCGGCGCCACGGGGCGTCGGAGGAGGACCTGAGTGTTGTAAAGGTGCCGGGGGCCTTCGAGATCCCCCTGATGGCGAAGCGGCTGGCGCAGAGCGGCAAATACGATACGGTGGTCTGCGTAGGGGCTGTCATCCGGGGCGCCACCCCGCACTTCGACTACGTCGCGGCGGAAGTCTCCAAAGGGATCGCCCATGTGAGCCTCGAGACCGGGGTGCCTATCGCCTTCGGGGTGTTGACGACCGACAGCATCGAGCAAGCCATCGAGCGGGCGGGCTCCAAAGCGGGCAACAAGGGGTTCGAGGCGGCGATGGCGGCGATCGAAATGGTCGATGTCATCCGGGCGGCCGGCTAG
- a CDS encoding thermonuclease family protein: protein MARPPFQVFSGRPFSFEKRRGLLLLFLLLLVSCSAADALNGPHRVVAVLDGDTIRVMRDGMIVPIRLIGIDAPESSKGDGEPGQPYSRAAKKHLAHLVLQKPVEWVSYGTDDYRRVLGVVHLDGVNVNLEMVRAGLAEAYRGRPQPGFDDSPYRQAERAARQARRGMWAQGPRYVSPYEWRKTHP, encoded by the coding sequence ATGGCAAGGCCGCCCTTCCAGGTTTTTTCGGGTCGTCCCTTCAGCTTCGAAAAACGGCGCGGCCTGCTCCTGTTGTTCCTCCTTCTGCTTGTTTCCTGCTCGGCTGCGGATGCCCTGAACGGCCCGCATCGCGTTGTCGCCGTACTTGACGGAGACACGATCCGGGTAATGAGGGACGGCATGATCGTCCCCATCCGCCTGATCGGCATCGATGCCCCGGAAAGCTCGAAAGGGGACGGTGAGCCGGGCCAGCCTTACAGCAGAGCGGCGAAAAAGCACCTCGCCCATCTCGTCCTGCAAAAACCGGTCGAGTGGGTTTCGTACGGCACGGATGACTACCGGCGGGTTCTAGGCGTAGTGCATCTGGACGGAGTGAATGTGAACCTCGAGATGGTACGCGCGGGACTCGCAGAGGCCTACCGCGGCCGGCCGCAGCCCGGCTTCGATGATTCCCCTTACAGGCAGGCGGAGAGAGCAGCGCGGCAAGCCCGGCGGGGGATGTGGGCGCAGGGCCCTAGATATGTCAGTCCCTATGAGTGGAGAAAAACCCATCCGTGA